A single genomic interval of Chitinophaga sp. 180180018-3 harbors:
- a CDS encoding TonB-dependent receptor, giving the protein MKRVASTWRQARYFIACWFHFMILVILSAVTARAQSAGISVNLRNAPIQEFFQAVERQSDYHVIYSESVIRNARKISIDMKNAQLEKLLKAALADQPFGYRVTEKKIFIVPGKQAIPAPVRADSSTAVSGKVTAKTDGIALPGVSVKVVGTSRGTTTDADGKFRVFAEKGDSLSFSYMGYVTQVVAVENSRSLSVLLQTSDGQGLNEVVVLGFGQTQKKIAQTGATASITTKELKQSPVANITNALAGRLPGLTAIQISGEPGNDKSQLLIRGRATLNGADPLITIDGVQKDYSAISLLDANEIENITVLKDASATALYGVKGANGVIIVTTRRGKTGKPAITMSVQHAVQQSTRLPKYLNAYGYATLANEAYLNDHPGGTPPYNATALEAYRTGSDPLKYPDVDWLGEMMKPALQTQANFNISGGSRQARYFVNVGYTDQGGIYKTEKNKQYNPKSDFKRYNFRSNVDIDFDENFSMALNLYGAIENKRDPNVSVADLFWTLNQVPPNAFPVKYPTGYYGENGVFLNPARLLNATGFKESFNSSLSGMLSLTRKLNFITQGLSVKGNYSFDGYFQNGFRRDKQVKSAVYKGMGAYDDPANYSYLGNDVPLSAPVSAYAQNRDIWMDLSLNYLRNFGPHEVSGLVLANRTQKVIGNQIPFVSQGLVTRLTYNYKYKYFAEFNAGYNGTDNFSKAHRYGFFPAVSAGWILSEESFLRQNRVIDFLKLRGSYGITGNDQLSGRRWLFSSEYTRDPASGYLYGDQVYGIPGIYEGAMANPDVTWETARKFNVGFELKLLKNLITLTADYFTEKRHNILITRSSVPAIIGMSDKNLPPANMGKVNNSGFEVELGHRNTINKVTYSISGNMSYARNKVIFIDEQHRAYDYMYQTGHPLGQIMGLTAIGFFKDEMDIRLSPSQFGKVIPGDIKYKDLNGDGVIDDNDVGPIGRSNIPEIFFGIAGQVSWKNFDLSFLFQGAANSNRTMVGGISWEFYEGGKVRQEHLNRWTPATAATATWPALHYGGNSNNHRVSSFYLEDNSYVRLKNMEIGYTFRNVRLTKKASFDNCRIYANCNNLITWTRAQPILDPEYWASNTNGTIYPAQKVLNIGASVSF; this is encoded by the coding sequence ATGAAAAGAGTTGCATCGACCTGGCGACAGGCCAGGTATTTCATTGCCTGTTGGTTCCACTTTATGATTCTGGTTATCCTGTCCGCAGTCACCGCGAGGGCGCAGTCGGCCGGCATTTCCGTGAACCTCAGAAACGCCCCTATACAGGAATTCTTTCAGGCAGTAGAGCGGCAAAGCGATTACCACGTGATCTATAGCGAGAGCGTTATCAGGAATGCCCGGAAAATCAGTATCGACATGAAAAACGCGCAGCTCGAAAAACTGTTGAAAGCAGCGCTGGCAGATCAGCCATTCGGGTACAGGGTAACTGAAAAGAAAATTTTTATCGTCCCCGGGAAACAGGCCATACCAGCGCCTGTACGTGCAGATTCGTCGACCGCTGTTTCGGGTAAGGTAACAGCTAAAACCGATGGTATTGCACTGCCTGGTGTATCTGTAAAAGTAGTGGGCACTTCCAGGGGCACTACTACTGATGCAGATGGAAAGTTCAGGGTGTTTGCAGAAAAAGGAGATAGCCTGTCTTTTTCGTATATGGGTTACGTTACCCAGGTGGTAGCTGTAGAAAACAGCCGTTCGCTCAGCGTATTATTGCAAACATCCGACGGGCAGGGCCTGAACGAAGTGGTGGTGCTGGGGTTCGGACAAACGCAAAAGAAAATTGCGCAAACCGGCGCCACCGCCTCTATTACAACGAAGGAGCTGAAACAAAGCCCGGTGGCTAATATCACCAACGCGCTGGCAGGCCGCCTGCCGGGATTAACAGCCATTCAGATCAGTGGCGAGCCGGGTAATGATAAGTCGCAGCTCCTGATCCGCGGCCGCGCTACGCTGAATGGTGCAGATCCGCTGATCACCATCGATGGCGTTCAGAAAGACTACAGCGCTATTTCTCTGCTCGATGCCAATGAAATAGAGAATATAACGGTATTGAAAGATGCCTCCGCCACGGCTTTGTACGGGGTGAAGGGCGCCAACGGCGTGATCATCGTTACTACCCGGCGTGGCAAAACAGGGAAGCCGGCTATTACCATGAGCGTTCAGCATGCCGTGCAGCAAAGTACCCGTTTGCCTAAGTACCTGAACGCTTACGGTTATGCTACATTGGCCAATGAAGCCTATCTCAACGATCATCCCGGTGGTACGCCACCATATAATGCTACTGCGCTGGAAGCTTACCGCACTGGCTCCGATCCGTTGAAATATCCGGATGTAGACTGGCTGGGGGAGATGATGAAACCTGCGCTGCAAACACAGGCGAACTTCAATATCAGCGGCGGTAGCAGGCAGGCCCGGTATTTCGTGAATGTGGGGTATACTGATCAGGGTGGCATTTATAAAACAGAAAAGAACAAACAGTATAATCCGAAATCAGACTTCAAACGCTATAATTTCCGTTCGAATGTAGATATCGATTTCGATGAGAATTTTTCCATGGCGCTGAATCTCTATGGCGCCATCGAAAATAAAAGAGATCCTAACGTTTCTGTGGCCGATCTTTTCTGGACACTGAACCAGGTACCACCCAATGCTTTCCCGGTGAAGTACCCAACCGGTTATTACGGTGAAAATGGGGTGTTCCTGAATCCCGCGCGACTGCTGAATGCCACCGGATTTAAAGAGTCATTTAACTCTTCGCTGTCGGGTATGTTATCGCTTACAAGGAAACTGAATTTCATCACGCAGGGATTGTCAGTGAAAGGCAACTACTCATTTGACGGTTATTTCCAGAATGGTTTCAGACGTGATAAACAGGTGAAAAGCGCGGTGTATAAAGGCATGGGCGCCTACGATGATCCGGCAAATTACTCTTATCTCGGGAATGATGTGCCGTTGTCGGCTCCGGTATCGGCCTATGCGCAGAACCGGGATATCTGGATGGACCTGTCGCTCAACTACCTGCGGAATTTCGGTCCACATGAAGTATCTGGCCTCGTGCTGGCCAATCGTACGCAAAAGGTAATCGGCAACCAGATTCCTTTTGTTTCCCAGGGATTGGTGACCCGCCTGACTTACAATTACAAATACAAATATTTCGCAGAATTCAACGCCGGCTACAATGGAACCGATAACTTTTCAAAGGCGCACCGTTACGGCTTTTTCCCGGCTGTTTCTGCAGGATGGATACTGTCGGAAGAATCTTTTCTCCGTCAGAACCGCGTGATTGATTTCCTGAAACTGAGAGGTTCTTATGGTATCACCGGTAACGATCAGCTCAGCGGTCGCCGCTGGCTGTTTTCTTCGGAGTATACGAGAGATCCTGCTTCCGGTTATCTGTATGGCGACCAGGTATATGGTATCCCCGGTATCTATGAAGGCGCTATGGCTAACCCGGATGTTACCTGGGAAACAGCCCGCAAATTTAACGTAGGCTTCGAACTGAAGCTGTTGAAAAACCTGATCACCCTCACGGCTGATTACTTCACTGAAAAAAGACACAATATTCTCATTACCCGTTCTTCTGTACCCGCTATCATTGGCATGTCTGACAAAAATCTTCCTCCGGCCAACATGGGAAAAGTCAATAACAGCGGCTTCGAAGTGGAATTGGGACACCGCAATACCATCAACAAAGTTACTTACTCCATCAGTGGAAATATGTCGTATGCAAGGAATAAAGTAATCTTTATTGATGAGCAGCACCGGGCATATGACTATATGTACCAGACCGGGCATCCGCTTGGCCAGATCATGGGGCTCACTGCCATTGGCTTCTTCAAAGATGAAATGGATATACGCCTTAGTCCTTCGCAGTTTGGAAAAGTGATTCCCGGCGATATCAAGTATAAAGATCTGAATGGCGATGGTGTGATAGATGATAACGACGTAGGGCCTATCGGACGTAGCAACATACCGGAAATATTTTTCGGTATAGCAGGGCAGGTGAGCTGGAAGAATTTCGACCTCAGCTTCCTGTTTCAGGGCGCCGCCAACAGCAACCGTACCATGGTGGGTGGCATTTCCTGGGAATTTTATGAAGGAGGAAAAGTACGGCAGGAGCATCTGAACCGCTGGACACCCGCTACCGCGGCTACCGCTACCTGGCCCGCCCTGCACTATGGCGGTAATAGTAATAACCACCGCGTTTCTTCCTTTTACCTGGAAGACAACAGCTACGTCCGCCTGAAGAATATGGAGATCGGCTACACCTTCCGGAATGTACGACTGACTAAGAAAGCATCTTTTGATAACTGCAGGATATACGCTAACTGTAATAACCTCATCACCTGGACAAGGGCGCAGCCTATTCTCGATCCGGAGTACTGGGCCAGCAATACCAACGGAACCATTTATCCGGCCCAGAAGGTATTGAACATAGGCGCGTCAGTTAGTTTCTAA